A section of the Rhipicephalus sanguineus isolate Rsan-2018 chromosome 11, BIME_Rsan_1.4, whole genome shotgun sequence genome encodes:
- the LOC119374007 gene encoding uncharacterized protein LOC119374007: MTAMRTEVLILLPSLFTVAFGGGPIKEPIELRGYYPDNAGYRNDPSACYLYRGKRHCIFESEDGWHYNWFYRTCFKDDLTHCGVGENKFHSCEQCVNKCRVSVCAEKAKPPPSWSPPFTLGGM; encoded by the exons ATGACCGCCATGCGAACTGAAGTACTCATTCTGCTTCCTTCGCTCTTTACTGTTGCTTTCG GCGGTGGGCCTATTAAGGAACCGATAG AGTTACGAGGGTATTACCCGGATAACGCAGGATATCGCAACG ATCCATCTGCTTGCTACCTATATCGGGGTAAAAGACACTGCATCTTCGAGAGCGAGGATGGTTGGCACTACAATTGGTTCTACCGAACCTGCTTTAAGGATGACCTTACGCACTGTGGTGTTGGTGAAAATAAGTTCCATAGTTGTGAGCAGTGCGTGAATAAATGCAGAG TCTCGGTGTGTGCTGAAAAAGCGAAGCCGCCGCCTTCGTGGAGCCCACCATTCACACTTGGAGGAATGtga